A genomic segment from Clostridium pasteurianum BC1 encodes:
- a CDS encoding VOC family protein yields the protein MEIKKILTRLYVNDINTAIEFYKKLLNQDCDLRFKYTEMNLELAQIGNILILGGNHEALKPFKDTKATFLVDSVIEFREFLLKNDAVIVRDLKKVPTGMNLTVKHLDGTIVEYVEHKNINS from the coding sequence GTGGAAATAAAGAAAATACTAACACGTTTATATGTAAATGATATAAACACAGCTATAGAATTTTATAAAAAACTATTAAATCAAGATTGTGATTTAAGATTTAAGTATACTGAAATGAATTTAGAATTAGCACAAATAGGAAATATTTTAATTTTAGGCGGTAATCATGAAGCTTTAAAACCTTTTAAGGATACAAAGGCAACTTTTCTAGTAGATTCTGTCATTGAATTTAGAGAATTCTTATTAAAGAATGATGCTGTAATCGTTAGAGACTTAAAGAAAGTTCCAACAGGAATGAATTTAACTGTAAAACATTTAGATGGCACTATAGTTGAATATGTTGAACATAAAAATATTAATTCATAA
- a CDS encoding recombinase family protein, translating into MRSFFYARVSSKDQSLERQLVTAKELGIENEYIFIEKASGKDFKRPEYQLMKRMLREEDILYIKSLDRLGRNKQMILDEWRELTRDKKINIVVWDMPLLDTRKYKDMNGLENLISDLILQLLSYMAEDERKRIKERQEEGIKAAIKKGVKLGRRKTPIDENFKTVYARWKRGEITAVEAMELVSMKSNTFYRRVKEYEVIK; encoded by the coding sequence ATGAGAAGTTTTTTCTATGCACGGGTAAGTAGTAAAGATCAATCTTTAGAAAGGCAACTTGTTACAGCTAAAGAATTAGGAATAGAGAATGAATATATTTTTATTGAAAAGGCAAGTGGTAAAGATTTTAAAAGACCGGAATATCAATTAATGAAGCGCATGCTTAGGGAAGAAGATATTTTGTATATTAAATCTCTAGATCGATTGGGCAGAAATAAACAAATGATATTAGATGAATGGCGAGAACTTACAAGAGATAAAAAAATAAATATAGTTGTTTGGGACATGCCTTTATTAGATACAAGAAAATATAAGGATATGAACGGATTAGAAAATTTAATTTCTGATTTAATTTTACAACTTCTAAGTTATATGGCAGAAGATGAACGTAAAAGAATAAAAGAAAGACAGGAAGAAGGTATTAAAGCTGCTATTAAAAAAGGTGTTAAGTTAGGAAGAAGAAAAACACCAATAGATGAAAACTTTAAAACGGTTTATGCTCGATGGAAGCGAGGTGAAATAACTGCAGTAGAGGCTATGGAGCTTGTCTCAATGAAAAGTAATACTTTCTATAGAAGAGTTAAGGAATATGAAGTGATTAAATAA